From Agrobacterium tumefaciens, a single genomic window includes:
- a CDS encoding carbohydrate ABC transporter permease, whose translation MANISTLNTVAAGVDPVAKQLSGPRGKKPRKRLSRRNIILYGTLFVAAAYYLLPLYVMVVTSLKGMPEIRIGNIFAPPVEITFEPWVKAWANACTGLNCDGLSRGFWNSVRILVPSVVVSIVIASVSGYAMANWKFKGSELFFSILIIGAFIPYQVMIYPIVIVLRELGVYGTLTGLVIVHTIFGMPILTLLFRNYFASLPEELFKAARIDGANFWQIYFRIMLPMSLPIFVVAMILQVTGIWNDFLFGVVFTRPEYYPMTVQLNNIVNSVQGVKEYNVNMAATLLTGAVPLIVYFLSGRLFVRGIAAGAVKG comes from the coding sequence GTGGCTAATATCAGCACATTGAACACGGTTGCCGCAGGCGTCGACCCGGTCGCAAAACAACTGTCCGGGCCTCGGGGAAAAAAACCGAGAAAGAGGCTCTCGCGCCGTAATATCATCCTCTATGGCACACTCTTCGTCGCCGCCGCTTATTACCTCTTGCCGCTTTATGTAATGGTCGTCACGTCCCTGAAGGGCATGCCGGAAATACGCATTGGCAACATCTTTGCTCCACCTGTGGAGATCACGTTTGAACCCTGGGTCAAAGCCTGGGCAAATGCCTGCACCGGCTTGAACTGTGATGGGCTATCGCGTGGCTTCTGGAACTCCGTACGCATTCTTGTTCCGTCTGTGGTGGTGTCCATCGTCATCGCCTCTGTCAGCGGTTACGCGATGGCAAACTGGAAGTTCAAGGGTTCGGAACTGTTCTTTTCCATTCTCATCATCGGCGCGTTCATCCCTTACCAGGTGATGATCTATCCGATTGTTATCGTCCTGCGGGAACTCGGTGTTTATGGCACTTTGACCGGCCTCGTCATCGTACACACGATCTTCGGCATGCCGATCTTGACGTTGCTGTTTCGAAACTACTTTGCGTCATTACCGGAGGAGTTGTTCAAGGCGGCGCGCATAGACGGTGCGAATTTCTGGCAGATCTATTTCCGCATCATGCTGCCAATGTCATTGCCTATTTTCGTAGTGGCGATGATCCTGCAGGTGACGGGTATCTGGAACGACTTCCTGTTCGGGGTCGTCTTTACCAGGCCTGAATATTACCCGATGACCGTGCAGCTCAATAACATCGTCAACTCCGTGCAGGGCGTGAAGGAATACAACGTCAACATGGCGGCCACACTCCTGACCGGAGCAGTTCCCCTGATCGTCTATTTCCTTTCCGGCCGGCTTTTTGTCCGCGGTATTGCCGCCGGCGCAGTCAAAGGTTGA
- a CDS encoding ABC transporter ATP-binding protein: MNKSVSIRDLSLSFGAVSVLKDLNLDIYDGEFLVLLGSSGCGKSTLLNCIAGLLEPTDGQIFIKDRNVTWEEPKDRGIGMVFQSYALYPQMTVEKNLSFGLQVAKVPKEEIDRRVARAAGILQIEPLLKRKPAELSGGQRQRVAIGRALVRDVDVFLFDEPLSNLDAKLRSELRVEIKRLHQSLKNTMIYVTHDQIEALTLADRIAIMKSGVIQQLADPVTIYNKPRNLFVAGFIGSPSMNFLRGELAEKDGKTVFVTNGVSFSLDGYTAEQPLVPGSAVVLGVRPEHVRVDADITGGEVHDAVVDIEEPMGADNLIWLKHAGHTLSVRVGGHRRFSPGTKVRLAFDMAMASLFDAESEERL; the protein is encoded by the coding sequence ATGAACAAAAGCGTTTCCATTCGCGATCTTTCCCTGTCCTTCGGCGCAGTCAGCGTGTTGAAAGACCTCAATCTCGACATCTATGACGGCGAGTTCCTTGTGCTTCTGGGCTCTTCAGGCTGCGGAAAATCGACATTGCTCAATTGCATAGCGGGACTTCTGGAGCCGACGGACGGACAGATTTTCATCAAGGACCGTAACGTTACATGGGAGGAACCAAAGGATCGCGGTATCGGAATGGTTTTCCAGTCCTATGCGCTTTATCCCCAGATGACGGTTGAAAAAAATCTGTCATTCGGTTTGCAGGTCGCCAAGGTACCAAAAGAGGAGATCGACCGGCGCGTCGCGCGTGCGGCGGGCATCTTGCAGATTGAGCCCCTCCTGAAGCGCAAGCCGGCCGAGCTTTCCGGAGGGCAACGCCAACGTGTTGCAATCGGCCGGGCTCTCGTGCGCGATGTCGATGTGTTTCTGTTCGATGAGCCGCTCTCCAATCTTGATGCCAAGCTTCGCTCGGAACTGCGTGTTGAAATCAAGCGTCTGCATCAGTCGCTGAAGAACACCATGATCTACGTCACTCACGATCAGATCGAGGCGCTCACGCTGGCAGATCGAATCGCGATCATGAAAAGCGGCGTCATCCAGCAACTCGCCGATCCGGTCACGATCTACAACAAACCAAGAAACCTTTTCGTGGCGGGTTTCATCGGTTCGCCCTCGATGAACTTTCTTCGCGGCGAGCTGGCCGAGAAAGACGGAAAGACTGTTTTTGTTACCAATGGCGTGAGTTTTTCGCTGGATGGCTACACGGCCGAACAGCCGCTTGTTCCAGGCAGCGCAGTTGTCCTCGGCGTCCGTCCAGAGCACGTGCGCGTGGACGCCGATATCACCGGTGGTGAAGTGCACGACGCGGTGGTCGATATCGAGGAGCCGATGGGAGCAGACAACCTCATCTGGCTCAAACACGCCGGGCACACGCTGTCAGTACGCGTTGGCGGCCACAGGCGTTTTTCTCCCGGCACCAAAGTACGCCTGGCCTTCGACATGGCGATGGCCTCGCTGTTTGACGCCGAAAGTGAAGAGCGGCTCTGA